A genomic segment from Cutaneotrichosporon cavernicola HIS019 DNA, chromosome: 7b encodes:
- a CDS encoding uncharacterized protein (Sugar transporter): MTTSTNHLLSVPNNTHRNWWKDRSLRLNLLHCAGCCLCVFYLGYDQALLAALQAIPAWNAYFNTPTGTTLGLIASSLYFPGLFASFFGSWVSMKYGRKPTVWIGSVLIIIGTFVNTFATTTAIFCGGRVLIGAGGAITKVAAPALLNEIAHPRIRSVVAASYYGWFFLGSSLSSWLCLAGLYIPNDWSWRMPCMFQLLAPILVIAITFTGPESPRFLINQGRNDQALDVLAKYHANGKVDDPLVQLEYSEICAALESEGEEHKSSWMDLVRTKGNRRRITMAILMACGTNWTGSGLLGYYLTPILASVGIKDPKQTTSLNGGLALFNLLSCELAATQADRISRRVSFFVSGAGMISSIAIVTGMSATFAAGKQAFGIPTVPFIFIFFFFYDIAWMALPFHYCTEIMPFHLRTKGLAIFTAVQTFANGFNQFVNPIAFKAITWRFYIVYIVINAAYAVYFFFFLIDSRGMSLESTTLLFDYPRKEARQRAEEEMQARVAARAEAAMTKADLKTENSEIELVEDAAELNKDGNMYKA; this comes from the exons ATGACAACTAGCACCAACCACCTCCTTAGCGTCCCCA ACAACACGCACCGCAACTGGTGGAAAGACAGGTCTCTGCGCCTGAATCTCCTACACTGCGCCGGCTGCTGTCTCTGTGTCTTCTACCTGGGTTATGACCAGGCACTTCTCGCGGCACTCCAAGCCATTCCAGCATGGAACGCCTACTTTAACACACCGACGGGTACGACGCTCGGTCTAATCGCGTCATCGCTCTACTTCCCGGGCTTGTTCGCTTCGTTCTTTGGCAGCTGGGTGTCGATGAAGTACGGCCGCAAGCCCACAGTCTGGATTGGGTCGGtgctcatcatcatcggcACCTTTGTCAATACATTTGCCACAACCACTGCCATCTTTTGCGGCGGGCGCGTCTTG ATCGGAGCTGGCGGCGCCATCACCAAGGTAGCGGCGCCTGCTCTGCTCAACGAGATCGCTCACCCACGCATCCGCTCCGTCGTTGCAGCGAGCTACTATGGATGGTTCTTCCTCGGatcctcgctctcgtcctGGCTCTGCCTCGCCGGCCTTTACATTCCGAACGACTGGAGCTGGCGCATGCCGTGCATGTTCCAGCTTTTAGCACCCATTTTGGTCATTGCCATCACATTTACCGGCCCCGAGTCGCCGCGCTTTCTCATCAATCAAGGTCGCAACGACCAGGCACTGGATGTCCTCGCAAAGTACCACGCCAacggcaaggtcgatgACCCTCTCGTGCAGCTCGAGTATAGTGAGAtctgcgccgcgctcgagtccgagggcgaggaacACAAGTCGTCTTGGATGGACTTGGTCCGGACAAAGGGCAACCGAAGGCGGATCACCATGGCTATCCTGATGGCATGTGGAACCAACTGGACTGGTTCAGGCCTCCTCGGGTACTACCTCACTCCGATTCTCGCCAGTGTTGGCATCAAGGACCCTAAGCAGACCACCTCCCTCAACGGTGGTCTCGCCCTGTTCAACTTGCTGTCCTGTGAGCTCGCCGCGACGCAAGCCGATAGGATCTCTCGCCGAGTTTCATTCTTCGTATCAGGCGCAGGAATGATTAGTTCCATTGCCATCGTGACGGGAATGTCCGCAACCTTTGCTGCAGGCAAACAGGCGTTCGGCATTCCGACCGTGCCGTTTATTTTCATCTTCTTTTTCTTCTACGACATTGCATGGATGGCCCTTCCATTCCATTACTGCACCGAAATCATGCCATTCCACCTGCGCACAAAGGGCCTCGCCATCTTCACTGCTGTCCAAACGTTTGCCAACGGCTTCAACCAGTTTGTCAACCCGATTGCGTTCAAGGCGATTACATGGCGGTTCTACATTGTCTATATCGTGATCAATGCGGCCTACGCTGTGTACTTTttcttcttcctcatcgacTCACGAGGCATGTCGCTCGAGTCGACGACACTCCTCTTCGACTACCCACGCAAGGAGGCCCGCCAGCgtgccgaggaagagatGCAGgcccgcgtcgccgctcgtgccgaggccgcgaTGACAAAGGCCGATCTGAAGACGGAGAACAGCGAGATCGAacttgtcgaggatgccgccgagctcaacaaGGATGGGAACATGTACAAAGCGTAA
- a CDS encoding uncharacterized protein (Sugar (and other) transporter): MTAGTEPVQTGIAHLKNNTDPKWWLDKGMRKLSLGIFVGFCCSIQTGYDGALIASLLANPRFWVALGNPSATKLGLIVASQSMGTIPGLIPSAILSDLMGRRFGQMCGYLILMAGANTLAFASPLSPNYMIAGRVIIGFGSGMTTIAGAPYTAEIAHPRNRPQATALVQACFFIGSVTSAFVSLGCFMGIDNDWSWRLPLLLHNVMPITVLSLLYFVPESPRWLVSKGRVDEAHQILAKYHANGKMDDELVEWELAEIQRALQIEEVAKTTKFSTFFKTKGNRWRLGIIVLTGLSSQWVGNGIITLYVVSILNSVGITNPIDQKIYNGCLQIWNGISAISGALVCERYGRRKMWLTSCISQFISYSIITLCSALYANGNHAAGYVVLAGLFLYFASYAIAFTPLLLAYPIEILPFSLRSKGVSLLLICSLSATLINTFLNPIALEALEWKFYFVFLGVQVLVTALIYFYFPETQGHSLEEIAVIFDGPASKATPDDADDFAAPAERRPTLDPQ; this comes from the exons ATGACTGCTGGTACAGAGCCCGTTCAGACAGGGATCGCCCACTTGAAGAACAACACAGACCCGAAGTGGTGGCTCGATAAAGGCATGCGCAAGCTGTCGCTGGGTATCTTTGTTGGATTCTGCTGCTCTATTCAAACTG GGTATGACGGCGCTCTTATCGCGTCTCTGCTGGCGAACCCTCGCTTCTGGGTTGCGCTCGGAAACCCAAGCGCCACCAAACTCGGTCTCATTGTCGCCTCCCAGTCCATGGGCACAATCCCAGGCCTCATTCCCTCGGCCATCCTCTCCGACTTGATGGGACGCCGCTTCGGACAAATGTGCGGTTATTTAATCCTCATGGCGGGCGCAAACACACTGGCCTTCGCCAGCCCCTTGAGCCCCAACTACATGATTGCCGGTCGTGTCATTATTGGTTTCGGCTCGGGTATGACCACAATCGCAGGTGCCCCGTATACCGCTGAGATTGCACACCCCCGCAATCGTCCCCAGGCCACCGCGCTCGTCCAGGCTTGCTTCTTCATTGGCAGCGTGACATCCGCCTTCGTTTCTCTCGGTTGTTTCATGGGGATCGACAACGACTGGAGCTGGCGTCTTCCTCTCTTGTTGCACAACGTCATGCCCATCAccgtcctctccctcctctaTTTCGTTCCAGAGTCGCCTCGCTGGCTCGTCAGCAAGGGTcgcgttgacgaggcccATCAGATCCTGGCCAAGTACCACGCCAACGGCAAGATGGATGACGAGTTGGTCGAGTGggagctcgccgagatcCAACGCGCACTTCAGATCGAAGAGGTTGCCAAAACGACAAAGTTCAGCACCTTCTTCAAGACCAAAGGGAACCGCTGGCGTCTGGGTATTATTGTCTTGACTGGGCTATCGTCTCAGTGGGTTGGCAATGGTATCATCACCCTTTACGTCGTCTCCATCCTTAACTCTGTCGGCATCACCAACCCTATCGACCAGAAAATTTATAATGGTTGCTTGCAGATCTGGAACGGTATTTCGGCAATCagcggcgcgctcgtctGCGAACGTTACGGTCGTCGCAAGATGTGGCTCACCTCGTGCATCTCCCAGTTCATCTCCTACTCCATCATCACTTTGTGCTCGGCCCTCTACGCCAACGGCAATCACGCTGCGGGCTATGTCGTACTAG CTGGTTTATTCCTGTACTTTGCGTCTTACGCGATTGCG TTCACTCCACTTCTCCTCGCCTATCCCATCGAGATTCTCCCCTTCTCTCTCCGCTCCAAGGGtgtctccctcctcctcatctgcTCGCTTAGTGCCACCCTGATCAATACTTTCCTTAACCCAATCGCTCTCGAAGCCCTCGAATGGAAGTTCTACTTTGTTTTCCTCGGAGTCCAGGTCCTCGTTACCG CTTTGATCTACTTCTATTTCCCCGAGACCCAGGGCCACTCCCTCGAAGAAATTGCTGTCATCTTTGACGGCCCTGCGTCCAAGGCCACCCCGGACGACGCTGACGACTTCGCTGCCCCGGCCGAGCGTCGCCCCACACTGGACCCGCAGTAG
- the INO80 gene encoding uncharacterized protein (DNA-binding domain): MVDYDRVHTRRSHPSASISPLQAAQPIRGDMDRSLSPPRPTPSSRMSLSALVNSPPNSPPRAAPSSRPHRESIRSASTHYAYPSSSTVTYDAPYPSHSRSDYYGVPPDVGRSYLHRPEAKGHTRSTFERSTSYDHRTSYDHSALVDRGYDGDYDERALHSRREHTSRAGPSSYNFHSPSPPPRAAPAFQPYEPTFHSPRDSRAGSPGPSSSIGSERGQSTEPHAIVQDMEPPPVTRKGAWRPDDSLNANEEIWREHLRRFQQRREYEAASILTWTPAMGNGKPEPPVKVPVKRRGWPKDHPTRIAQREAKAAAIAAGVPIPKKKYNRKPKPSVATSAAIDDELLGLAEGDDIKPSSPMPASSVIDDDGEMVISDPNGIIMPSGLTRAEVMVKVEAGDMTGLTEDDVKQVQDEMWLRKSGPPQLRKDGTLRKKPGPAKGWKAMRKMKEKAARGDDDDSDAGSVLNGEADADIAALLDDDAPKRKPAKRRKKDIDVKPDVDDDMRSRFDEEEDELLPSDAENGDSPLARPKPKRRSGKTKEPGVGKGNWTRPTKDSKQLNRKAEAIALQTALEAVGDTDGGEGAFDVVDVPNARLFQHQPNTYDPRGVSEPEARVRLELVNELQRQAWTTICRDIPKIYRVNQAYDNVVKQDLLRTAQACQRNAFGQRNLKTHRSKMNKDAASKAKKVMREMLVYWKKNEKDELAARKRAEKEQLEKAKAEEEAREAKRQSRKLNFLLTQTELYSHFIGKKIKTHEAEDMGDEGAAPVAPLAPQGAELELDESGEPLPELDYDEDDDENMRRHAARSAQEHIKAAKDKAAAFDQSRAGQTNGELADLDMDGDELNFQNPTMGENQITITQPNMLMAQLKEYQLKGLTWLGNLYEQGINGILADEMGLGKTIQSISLLAYLAEVHGIWGPFLIIAPASTLHNWQQELARFVPRLKTIPYWGGPKDRETLRRIWNRKNQTFTEESPFHIVVTSYQLAVQDEKYFQMMRWQYMILDEAQAIKSSTSARWKSLLSFNCRNRLLLTGTPIQNSMHELWALLHFIMPSLFDSHEEFSEWFSKDIENAASGGNASLKPEQLKRLHMILKPFMLRRVKKHVQKELGDKIEIDVLVDLSQRQRELYRALRKRVPIGELIAQANNSSDSASTKHLMNLVMQFRKVCSHPDLFERQDVMSPVAFGTFSQSGNLAREVDLYCPHSIRNPIEVQLPRLIWEEGKLDVPSANSQAGSQSHVLHNLMNIWKTDWISDSLKEDNSEFAFLRVTGVSAGEANRQATGHPLVTMLEGASAAHSDVVRGPFHSDRDFAASSAKRLTPVAPRIPDAAPDNSELPALRDITRRVWKKSFLSRADARLPTDRVVAKAIVPIVSNRRSFVNTQERLAADPVVHAALYGVAESERDNVKAVQSLQSIVPGIPAHGLLGAASADQSPVSTLRFPSMKRFIVDSAKLARLDDLLRELKEGGHRVLLYFQMTRTLDLVQEFLISRRHKYLRLDGSTPIGERRDMVTAWQTNPDIFVFCLSTRAGGLGINLTAADTCIFFEHDWNPSNDAQAMDRAHRVGQTKQVTVYRLISRGTIDERIVQLSRAKKDVQDIVVGNKGIGDMAKPTEIASLFMDDEELAESVAKRKQAEAHGYTASAFGQERKSAFGDDLRIDEDEGDDFFSAKRQVANDDDDEAPSGARTPVPSKKRGKKDGPKPPRKKVKIALGPDGLPI, encoded by the exons ATGGTCGATTACGACCGTGTACATACGCGCAGGAGTCATCCCTCGGCCAGCATTAGCCCTCTTCAGGCAGCACAGCCCATCAGAGGCGACATGGACCGCAGT CTTTCGCCGCCACGCCcgacaccttcctcgcgcATGTCATTATCCGCGTTGGTCAACTCTCCACCAAACTCACCaccccgcgccgcccctTCGTCCAGGCCACATCGTGAATCCATCAGGTCAGCGTCGACTCACTACGCCTacccctcgtcgtcaacagTCACCTACGACGCGCCGTACCCCTCCCATTCGCGCTCCGACTATTATGGTGTGCCGCCCGACGTAGGACGCAGctacctccaccgcccCGAAGCCAAGGGTCATACCCGCTCGACTTTTGAGCGGTCAACCTCTTATGACCACCGCACCTCCTACGATCACTCGGCGCTCGTTGATCGCGGCTACGACGGCGACTATGACGAGCGTGCGCTGCATTCGCGCCGTGAGCACACAAGCCGGGCCGGTCCGTCCTCGTACAACTTCCATTCGccatcacctccaccacgcgCCGCTCCAGCGTTCCAACCGTACGAGCCCACCTTTCACAGTCCGCGCGACTCGCGTGCTGGGTCCCCAGGACCGAGTTCGAGCATCGGCTCGGAACGCGGCCAGTCCACAGAGCCACACGCCATCGTACAAGACATGGAACCTCCACCTGTGACGCGCAAGGGGGCTTGGCGGCCGGACGACAGCCTTAACGCCAACGAGGAGATTTGGCGGGAGCACCTGCGCCGGTTCCAACAGCGGCGCGAGTACGAGGCGGCGTCCATCCTCACATGGACCCCGGCGATGGGCAACGGCAAGCCGGAGCCTCCCGTCAAGGTGCCTGTCAAACGTCGCGGCTGGCCCAAGGACCACCCGACCCGTAtcgcgcagcgcgaggccaaggcaGCTGCTATAGCTGCAGGTGTCCCGATCCCGAAGAAGAAGTACAATCGAAAGCCCAAGCCATCAGTGGCTACTAGCGCAGCAATCGATGACGAGCTGCTGGGACTCGCAGAGGGCGACGACATCAAGCCTAGCAGCCCCATGCCCGCGTCATCGGTCAtagacgacgacggcgagatggTCATCTCAGATCCCAACGGCATCATCATGCCGAGCGGGCTCACGCGCGCAGAGGTCATGGTCAAGGTTGAGGCTGGTGACATGACAGGCCtcaccgaggacgatgtCAAGCAGGTGCAGGACGAGATGTGGTTGAGAAAGAGCGGCCCACCACAACTGCGCAAGGACGGCACTCTGCGGAAGAAGCCTGGGCCGGCCAAGGGTTGGAAGGCGATGCGTAAgatgaaggagaaggcggcgcgtggcgacgacgacgacagtgATGCCGGCTCTGTACTCaacggcgaggccgacgccgacattgCTGCGTTGCTTGACGATGACGCGCCGAAGCGCAAGCCAGCAAAGCGGCGCAAAAAGGACATTGACGTCAAgcccgacgtcgacgacgacatgcgctcgcggttcgacgaggaggaagacgagttACTCCCATCCGACGCTGAGAACGGCGACTCGCCTCTCGCCcggcccaagcccaagagACGCTCCGGCAAGACCAAGGAGCCTGGTGTCGGCAAAGGCAACTGGACGCGCCCGACCAAGGACAGCAAGCAGTTGAATAGGAAGGCCGAAGCGATAGCTCTCCAAACGGCGCTGGAGGCGGTGGGGGATACggatggtggcgagggcgccttcgacgtcgtcgacgtcccTAACGCCCGATTGTTCCAGCACCAACCGAACACGTACGACCCGCGTGGCGTGTCCGAGCCCGAGGCGCGCGTGCGCCTCGAGTTGGTCAACGAGCTGCAGCGCCAGGCATGGACCACCATCTGTCGCGATATCCCCAAG ATCTACCGCGTCAACCAGGCGTACGACAATGTCGTCAAGCAGGACCTACTCCGCACTGCGCAGGCATGTCAGCGCAACGCGTTCGGCCAGCGCAACCTCAAGACGCATCGCTCCAAGATGAACAAGGACGCGGCgagcaaggccaagaaggtcaTGCGCGAGATGCTTGTGTACTGGAAGAAGAATGAAAAAGACGAGCTGGCTGCGCGGAAAcgcgccgagaaggagcaactggagaaggccaaggcagaggaggaggcgcgcgaaGCCAAGCGTCAATCCCGCAAGCTCaacttcctcctcacccagACCGAGCTCTACTCGCACTTTATCGGCAAGAAGATCAAGACacacgaggccgaggacatggGCGATGAAGGCGCGGCGCCTGTCGCCCCGCTCGCGCCGCagggcgccgagctcgagctcgacgagagTGGAGAACCGCTGCCCGAACTCGActacgacgaggacgacgatgagAACATGCGTCGTCACGCCGCCCGCAGCGCACAGGAGCACAtcaaggccgccaaggacaaggcTGCGGCCTTTGATCAGAGCCGCGCTGGCCAGACTAACGGCGAGCTagccgacctcgacatggATGGAGACGAACTCAACTTCCAAAACCCGACTATGGGCGAGAACCAGATAACGATCACACAGCCCAATATGCTCATGGCCCAGCTGAAGGAGTACCAGCTCAAGGGTCTCACCTGGCTCGGCAACCTGTACGAGCAGGGCATTAATGGCATCCTGGCCGACGAGATGGGTCTCGGCAAGACTATCCAATCGATCTCGCTGTTGGCATACCTTGCCGAGGTGCACGGCATCTGGGGCCCGTTCTTGATTATTGCGCCAGCTAGCACACTGCACAACTGGCAACAAGAGCTTGCCCGCTTTGTGCCCCGCCTGAAGACGATCCCTTACTGGGGAGGTCCCAAGGATCGCGAGACACTGCGCCGCATCTGGAACCGCAAGAACCAGACTTTCACCGAGGAGTCACCTTTCCACATCGTCGTCACCAGCTACCAGCTCGCTGTCCAGGACGAGAAGTACTTCCAGATGATGCGGTGGCAGTACATgatcctcgacgaggcgcaggcAATCAAGAGTTCGACTTCGGCGCGCTGGAAGTCCCTTTTATCGTTCAACTGCCGCAACCGCCTTCTCTTGACCGGCACCCCGATCCAGAACTCGATGCACG AACTGTGGGCGCTTCTCCACTTCATCATGCCATCGCTGTTTGACTCGCACGAGGAGTTCTCCGAGTGGTTCTCCAAGGATATTGAGAATGCGGCGAGCGGTGGAAACGCGTcgctcaagcccgagcagctcaagcGTCTGCACATGATTCTCAAGCCGTTCATGTTGCGTCGTGTCAAGAAGCACGTACAGAAAGAGCTGGGTGACAAGATCGAGATCGACGTGCTTGTGGACCTgagccagcgccagcgcgagCTTTATCGTGCGCTGCGCAAGCGCGTGCCCATTGGCGAGCTCATTGCGCAGGCGAACAACTCGAGCGACTCGGCCAGTACCAAGCACCTGATGAACCTCGTCATGCAGTTCCGCAAGGTGTGCAGCCACCCCGACCTGTTCGAGCGGCAGGACGTCATGTCGCCCGTAGCGTTTGGCACGTTCAGCCAGAGCGGcaacctcgcgcgcgaggtcgacctcTACTGCCCTCATTCGATCCGCAATCCGATTGAGGTCCAGCTTCCACGGCTGAtctgggaggagggcaagctcGATGTGCCCAGTGCCAACAGCCAAGCTGGTAGCCAGTCGCACGTGCTGCACAACCTCATGAACATCTGGAAGACGGACTGGATCAGCGATtcgctcaaggaggacaaCTCTGAGTTTGCCTTCCTCCGCGTAACGGGCGTGTCGGCTGGGGAAGCGAACCGGCAGGCAACAGGGCATCCGCTCGTCACAATGCTCGAAGGCGCTTCGGCTGCGCACAGCGACGTGGTACGCGGGCCTTTCCATTCGGACCGCGACTTCGCCGCGTCGTCTGCCAAGCGTCTCACAccggtggcgccgaggatACCGGATGCGGCGCCCGACAACTCGGAGCTTCCCGCGCTCCGTGACATCACCCGCCGCGTGTGGAAGAAATCGTTCCTGTCTCGCGCCGATGCACGCTTGCCAACGGACCGCGTGGTGGCGAAGGCCATTGTGCCTATTGTATCCAACCGGCGTTCGTTTGTCAACACGCAGGAACGGCTTGCAGCGGACCCAGTCGTCCACGCTGCGTTGTACGGCGTGGCagagagcgagcgcgacaacGTCAAGGCCGTGCAGAGCTTGCAGTCGATCGTCCCTGGCATCCCAGCCCATGGCCTTCTTGGGGCAGCGTCTGCCGACCAGAGTCCTGTCTCGACTCTGCGCTTCCCGTCCATGAAGCGGTTCATCGTCGACTCTGCTAAgctcgcgcgtctcgaCGATCTCCTTCGCGAACTGAAGGAGGGCGGCCATCGTGTTCTGCTCTACTTccagatgacgaggacgctgGACTTGGTCCAGGAGTTCCTGATCTCCAGGCGGCACAAG tacCTCCGACTCGATGGTTCCACGCCGAtcggcgagcgccgcgacaTGGTTACGGCTTGGCAGACGAACCCTGACATCTTTGTGTTCTGTCTCAGCACCCGCGCTGGCGGCCTGGGAATCAACCTCACTGCGGCTGATACGTGCATCTT CTTTGAGCATGACTGGAACCCCAGTAACGACGCACAGGCGATGGACCGCGCGCACCGCGTCGGCCAGACGAAGCAAGTTACGGTCTACCGCCTGATCTCGCGCGGTACTATTGACGAACGCATTGTGCagctctcgcgcgcgaaGAAGGATGTGCAGGACATTGTCGTCGGCAACAAGGGCATTGGGGACATGGCCAAGCCGACCGAGATCGCATCACTGttcatggacgacgaggagctggccGAATCGGtggccaagcgcaagcaggccgaggcgcacgGATacacggcgtcggcgttTGGACAAGAGCGCAAGTCAGCGTTCGGTGACGACCTGCGCAtcgatgaggatgagggcgacgacttCTTCTCAGCCAAGCGGCAGGTGGCCaacgatgacgacgacgaggcgccTAGCGGCGCGCGGACGCCGGTGCCCAGCAAGAAGCgggggaagaaggacgGCCCTAAGCCGCCGCGCAAGAAGGTTAAGATTGCTTTGGGCCCAGACGGCCTCCCCATTTAG
- a CDS encoding uncharacterized protein (Glycosyltransferase family 18), whose translation MTRPGEDDREALLGADLGHERYQRSRVPAWRPVRFRYFNGRWTLIIVALAVLGFIGHLASDPDNRARISRVGFTPSWNGPTEEDLDAAARARQLMKDMKERYPEEDGYQLPRRDNYVALERLATCLEAGTCTDSERKVILLATFHFGNSELGWNGGEQVWARATITAFRELNHTLLFSWRHMDTLLNYQALPELVTHVLWERSEFAICQRRNDTNYREMDKADYLTKPWHDWQTGPKRCMQADDYPQGIPYWKSFQFWFFVETDHPLGGHWILAPENYDMWYRNVNHTYIGYSIEHRCEQFPKFEHREHRGLVLAKTLSYFEEKTNGFFNILRKAREGVRPHSEGGNDVNFDLVTTAGAKGDHIEVLGIDSLGRMNQTEWTEVLARSKLLLGIGRPIVSPSPYYALCMGVPFIQPVSNWDKNYPEDRTKWQTQQMGIRMIEEPYVYHVKVGDEDGLRAAMQRAIDNPIKPYIPPPMTWDAFMGRVQKLLNHDWHAEAKDYVRWKYHNAPEWQYLAMDPPDKVQG comes from the exons ATGACACGGCCCGGCGAAGACGACAGGGAAGCATTACTCGGAGCAGACCTTGGCCACGAGCGCTACCAGCGCAGCCGCGTTCCAGCCTGGCGGCCGGTCCGCTTCCGATACTT TAATGGACGGTGGACACTCATCATCGTCGCACTGGCAGTTCTGGGCTTCATTGGCCATCTGGCCTCTGATCCAGACAACCGGGCGCGCATTTCTCGTGTCGGTTTCACGCCGTCATGGAACGGCccgacggaggaggacctggacgcggctgcgcgcgcgcgacagcTCATGAAGGACATGAAGGAGCGGTATCCCGAGGA GGACGGATACCAGCTGCCACGCCGGGACAATTACGTTGCACTGGAACGTCTCGCGACATGCCTTGAAGCAGGAACGTGCACGGACAGCGAGCGCAAGGTTATTCTGCTCGCGACCTTCCACTTTGGAAACTCGGAGCTAGGTTGGAACGGTGGGGAGCAGGTGTGGGCACGCGCGACAATCACAGCGTTCCGTGAGCTCAACCATACCTTGCTCTTCTCGTGGCGACATATGGACACGCTGCTCAATTACCAGGCGCTTCCCGAGCTGGTGACACACGTCCTGTGGGAACGGAGCGAGTTTGCAATCTGCCAACGCCGCAACGACACAAACTACCGGGAGATGGACAAGGCCGACTATCTGACCAAGCCATGGCACGACTGGCAGACGGGTCCCAAGCGCTGCATGCAGGCAGACGACTATCCCCAAGGTATCCCGTATTGGAAGAGCTTCCAGTTCTGGTTCTTTGTCGAGACGGATCACCCTCTCGGTGGCCACTGGATCCTCGCTCCTGAGAATTACGACATGTGGTACAGGAACGTCAACCACACGTACATCGGATACTCGATTGAGCACCGCTGCGAGCAATTCCCCAAGTTTGAGCATCGCGAGCACCGtggccttgtcctcgccaagaCGCTTAGCTACTTTGAGGAGAAAACCAATGGCTTTTTCAACATTCTTCGCAAGGCGCGTGAGGGCGTCCGACCTCATTCGGAAGGAGGAAACGACGTCAACTTTGATCTCGTCACGACAGCAGGCGCAAAGGGCGACCACATCGAGGTCCTTGGTATCGACTCTCTCGGGCGCATGAACCAGACAGAGTGGACCGAGGTCCTCGCCCGCAGCAAGTTGCTCCTAGGTATTGGACGCCCAATCGTGTCCCCATCGC CATATTACGCGCTATGCATGGGGGTCCCGTTCATCCAACCGGTCTCAAACTGGGACAAGAACTACCCCGAGGACCGCACCAAGTGGCAGACGCAGCAGATGGGCATACGCATGATTGAGGAGCCGTATGTCTACCATGTCAAGGTtggagacgaggatggCTTGCGCGCTGCGATGCAGCGTGCCATCGACAACCCGATTAAGCCCTACATTC CGCCACCCATGACGTGGGATGCTTTCATGGGGCGTGTGCAAAAGCTCCTCAACCACGACTGGCACGCTGAGGCCAAAGATTACGTCCGGTGGAAGTATCACAATGCCCCCGAGTGGCAGTACCTCGCAATGGACCCGCCAGACAAGGTACAAGGGTGA